Proteins encoded together in one Vitis vinifera cultivar Pinot Noir 40024 chromosome 4, ASM3070453v1 window:
- the LOC100261180 gene encoding transcription factor WER, with the protein MTNPKMEKSHPCTRRSNRGAWTALEDKLLRDYVKTHGPGKWRNVSQETGLERSGKSCRLRWLNYLRPDIKRGNISPEEEDLIIRLHKLLGNRWSLIAGRLPGRSDNEIKNYWNTTLAKRVVHGQNSNQSKDDRKEKEKEPSNMDEAPMEMKGSEGPDPVNDFKEDYSPNPAMDFSGKLFQYNDTDYDQLWNFSDFDDGRWGCGNMGGANGLCQWSDFPSASAEEAEIFFHS; encoded by the exons ATGACTAATcccaaaatggaaaaaagtcATCCCTGTACTCGGAGAAGCAATAGAGGAGCTTGGACAGCTCTTGAAGACAAGCTGCTCAGAGATTATGTTAAAACTCATGGTCCAGGGAAGTGGAGGAATGTTTCCCAGGAGACAG GCCTTGAAAGAAGTGGAAAGAGCTGCAGATTGAGGTGGTTGAATTATCTGAGACCTGATATCAAGAGAGGCAACATTTCTCctgaagaagaagacctcatCATTAGGCTCCACAAGCTCTTAGGCAACAg atGGTCTTTGATAGCTGGAAGGCTTCCTGGACGATCAGACAATGAAATCAAGAACTATTGGAACACAACCTTAGCCAAGAGGGTGGTTCATGGCCAGAACTCCAACCAAAGCAAAGACGACAGAAAGGAAAAGGAGAAGGAGCCTTCTAACATGGATGAAGCACCCATGGAAATGAAAGGTAGTGAAGGGCCTGATCCCGTGAATGATTTCAAAGAAGATTATTCACCAAACCCAGCAATGGATTTCTCGGGAAAGCTCTTTCAATACAATGATACAGATTATGATCAGCTGTGGAACTTCTCTGATTTTGATGATGGCAGGTGGGGTTGTGGAAACATGGGAGGTGCCAATGGCCTGTGCCAGTGGTCTGATTTTCCGTCTGCAAGTGCTGAAGAAGCGGAGATTTTCTTCCATTCCTAA
- the LOC100256096 gene encoding trihelix transcription factor DF1: MQYGYGMAETHQQQFMEGDSCSSLFSISTPQKQNQHHHLHYQHHHHHHHLPPPPPPHQQQKHERQQQQQQFFQLHPVPFTQQLLQQQHQFEVFQLQQQQQQQQRRLHQQLRLENELGRNGGGGGEGVGNGGGGEGGSASLPFFNFKLGLNENSGNREVVMNEEDKEEDGLIGGSEEHIPGNRPNSLEMPQCCWQSQGDGTIKEPFWKPLNAQLFNKNDKETNEDEEKKEEGEGNKKINHGQVLDNDGGKNLGNKYRFFGELEAICSGAGLGETNQTGSGSALTGENMTRNAGLLRPLADPHCSNLGGAAAAIGVDHGSETSIGEEAALRKLQKRKRRRKMKEELNSMAGFFESLVKQLMDHQEGLYRKFLEVVERIDQERMEREEAWRSKQLENFNREAAARAHEQTLASSREVAVVSYLEKITGQSIDLPNKNNTQLHSQRYLPKEPVKINNFSSSNTNSRWPKAEVQALIQVRSRLESRFQEPGLKGPLWEEISSSMTSMGYQRSAKRCKEKWENINKYFRKTKDSAKKRSHQSKTCPYFHQLDQLYSRTPFYPNPSASTDSGVHNLKGNSELLDAIIAMNDPNTAQKVAPMESFDGNIDDKSEADQQINHGKEKENHRDIEEGDQDMNNEDEEDDEQDNEEDDEEGGGGDGEEEDGD, from the exons ATGCAGTATGGTTATGGAATGGCAGAGACCCATCAGCAGCAATTCATGGAGGGTGATTCTTGTTCTTCACTTTTCTCAATCTCAACCCCCCAGAAGCAAAACCAGCACCACCATCTTCATTAtcaacaccaccaccaccaccaccatctgcCGCCGCCCCCGCCGCCGCACCAGCAGCAGAAACATGAGAggcagcagcagcaacaacagTTCTTTCAGCTCCATCCCGTTCCATTTACCCAGCAATTGCTGCAGCAACAGCACCAGTTTGAAGTATTTCAACTGCAGCAGCAACAGCAACAGCAACAGCGGAGACTGCACCAGCAGCTAAGACTGGAAAATGAACTGGGTCGCAatggtggaggaggaggagaaggtgTCGGCAATGGCGGTGGCGGCGAAGGAGGCAGCGCCTCGCTTCCTTTCTTCAATTTCAAGCTGGGTTTGAACGAGAATAGTGGTAACAGAGAGGTTGTGATGAACGAAGAAGATAAAGAGGAGGATGGTTTGATTGGTGGCAGTGAGGAACATATTCCTGGGAATAGACCTAATTCCCTAGAAATGCCCCAATGTTGTTGGCAGTCCCAAGGAGATGGTACCATTAAAGAACCTTTCTG GAAACCCCTGAATGCCCAGCTCTTCAACAAGAACGACAAGGAGACTAATGAAGATGAAGAGAAGAAGGAAGAGGGAGAGGGCAACAAGAAGATTAATCACGGACAAGTACTAGACAACGATGGAGGCAAGAACTTGGGAAACAAGTACAGATTTTTCGGTGAGCTTGAAGCAATTTGCAGCGGTGCGGGGCTTGGCGAAACGAATCAAACGGGATCGGGATCAGCTCTGACCGGTGAAAACATGACTAGGAATGCCGGGTTGCTGAGGCCTTTAGCTGATCCCCATTGCAGCAATCTCGGTGGTGCTGCTGCTGCAATTGGGGTTGATCATGGGTCAGAGACCTCAATTGGGGAAGAAGCTGCGTTGCGGAAGCTTCAGAAAAGGAAGAGGAGGAGGAAAATGAAGGAAGAGTTGAATTCCATGGCGGGTTTCTTTGAGAGCTTGGTAAAGCAGCTGATGGATCACCAAGAGGGTCTCTACAGAAAGTTCTTGGAAGTGGTTGAGAGAATAGATCAAGAGAGGATGGAGCGAGAGGAAGCATGGAGGAGCAAACAACTCGAGAACTTTAACCGAGAAGCCGCCGCAAGAGCCCATGAACAAACTCTAGCTTCAAGTAGAGAGGTTGCGGTTGTCTCATACTTAGAAAAAATCACAGGCCAAAGCATCGATCTTCCCAATAAGAACAACACCCAATTACACTCTCAACGTTATCTTCCAAAGGAACCCGTGAAAATCAACAACTTCAGCAGCAGTAACACAAACAGCAGATGGCCTAAAGCTGAAGTCCAAGCACTGATTCAAGTCAGAAGTAGATTAGAATCGAGGTTTCAGGAGCCAGGCCTAAAAGGGCCTCTGTGGGAAGAAATAAGCTCTTCAATGACTTCAATGGGTTATCAGAGAAGCGCCAAAAGATGTAAGGAAAAGTGGGAGAACATCAACAAGTACTTCAGAAAAACCAAAGACAGTGCCAAGAAACGCTCTCACCAATCCAAAACATGCCCTTACTTTCATCAGCTCGATCAGCTATACTCGAGAACACCATTCTATCCCAACCCATCAGCTTCTACTGATTCTGGGGTTCACAATTTGAAGGGTAATTCAGAGCTCTTAGATGCCATTATAGCCATGAATGACCCCAACACTGCTCAGAAGGTTGCCCCAATGGAGTCCTTTGATGGAAACATTGATGATAAATCAGAAGCTGATCAACAAATAAAccatggaaaagaaaaggagaaccATAGGGACATTGAGGAAGGAGACCAAGATATGAACAACGAAGACGAAGAAGATGATGAACAAGACAACGAAGAAGACGATGAAGAAGGTGGAGGAGGTgatggtgaagaagaagatggagattGA